In the genome of Lentisphaera araneosa HTCC2155, the window GACTAGTTGATCAATGCAGTCGGGGTCGAGGATGAGTTTTTTCGTTTTCTCGTTTTTGCGGTAGTAATTGCGCATTTCATTATAAGCAAATTTATAAGCCCAAGGAAGGAAAGGTTGATCCTCTTTGTATTGTTCGTGTTTTTTCCACAAAAGCATGGCAGTACTCTGCATGATGTCTTCGGCATCACTAGAATTGAAGACGAGTCGCTGAATATAAGCGCGGACTTGGCCTTCGTGGCGGATGTAGAGATTAACGAACTGTTCTGAAGGATGCATAAAATAAATTGACTTTTTCTTTATTATCGTGCCTAAAATAAGAAATCTGCTTCAGTAAATGATAAAAAAGTGAAAAAAATTTCAAAAAGCTAGGCAGATTGATGAAATCATTGACGAAAAGAGGTGGAATGAACGAAAAAGGAACCCTAATGAAAAAAGTATTTATCTCCACCTTCTTACTCTTCAGCCTCGTTTTAGGCGCAGAAGAAAAAATTAGTTTTAATGAACAAGTTCGCCCAATTTTGGCCGACCGCTGTTATCATTGTCACGGGCCAGATGCCAAAGAAATTAAAGGTAAGCTTCAACTACATACAGAAGACTTGGCCACGCAGGAAAGGGTTTACAAAACAAAGAGTGGGCGCGAACGCCGTCGTGATGCAGCGATTATTCCTGGCAAGCCTCATGA includes:
- a CDS encoding sigma-70 family RNA polymerase sigma factor — encoded protein: MHPSEQFVNLYIRHEGQVRAYIQRLVFNSSDAEDIMQSTAMLLWKKHEQYKEDQPFLPWAYKFAYNEMRNYYRKNEKTKKLILDPDCIDQLVDTSEKYSSQLDDLKASLDECICKLKNSDRRLIEYRYCEDGKINDLAEKQNTTANALSKALQKIRQNLYLCVRSKRGDA